Proteins co-encoded in one Flavivirga eckloniae genomic window:
- a CDS encoding HAL/PAL/TAL family ammonia-lyase produces MLKLNGTLGIEEFYKIIFENNPIEIDNTVFETIENSFNFLKTFSENKTIYGVNTGFGPMAQYKIDDVDRIKLQYNLIRSHASGTGNIIAPQYVKAAMLARLNTLSLGNSGVHKSVIELMTTLINRDIIPLIYEHGGVGASGDLVQLAHLALVLIGEGEVFYKNELRPTKEVFEIENLKPITVALREGLALMNGTSVMTGIGIVNTINTRRLLNWVVLCSSAINEIVQAYDDHLSFELNQTKKHKGQREVAKQMRSYLSDSKLTRKREEFLYNKNPEVTVFEEKVQEYYSLRCVPQILGPVLDTLNNIERILIEEINSANDNPIVNVEEQHVYHGGNFHGDYVSLEMDKLKLVVTKMSMLAERQLNYLLNPNLNNILPAFVNLGKLGLNFGMQGVQFTATSTTAENQMLSNPMYVHSIPNNNDNQDIVSMGTNAALITKKVIENAFEVVAIEMITIVQAIEYLKKQDEISTKTKRMYDVVRNLVPIFTEDIVMYPYVNKVKDFIMNHENNIV; encoded by the coding sequence ATGTTAAAACTTAATGGAACTTTAGGTATTGAAGAATTTTACAAAATCATTTTTGAAAACAACCCTATCGAAATTGATAATACAGTTTTCGAAACTATTGAAAATAGTTTTAATTTTTTAAAAACGTTTTCAGAAAACAAAACCATTTATGGTGTTAACACGGGCTTTGGCCCTATGGCACAATACAAAATAGATGATGTAGATCGTATAAAACTACAGTACAATTTAATTAGAAGCCATGCTTCTGGTACAGGAAACATTATTGCTCCTCAGTACGTAAAAGCAGCCATGTTAGCGCGATTAAATACATTATCTTTAGGCAACTCTGGGGTACATAAATCGGTAATAGAATTAATGACCACTTTAATTAACAGAGATATTATTCCATTAATTTATGAGCATGGAGGGGTTGGTGCAAGTGGTGATTTAGTACAATTAGCACATTTAGCGCTTGTTTTAATTGGAGAAGGCGAGGTTTTTTATAAAAATGAACTAAGGCCCACTAAAGAAGTTTTTGAAATCGAGAACCTAAAACCTATTACAGTTGCTTTAAGGGAAGGGCTGGCTTTAATGAATGGTACTTCTGTAATGACTGGTATTGGTATTGTAAACACTATAAATACAAGACGATTACTTAACTGGGTTGTTTTGTGCTCTTCTGCAATCAATGAAATTGTGCAAGCATACGACGATCACTTATCCTTTGAGTTAAACCAAACGAAAAAACACAAAGGACAGCGAGAAGTAGCTAAACAAATGAGGTCGTATTTAAGCGACAGCAAGCTAACCAGAAAACGCGAAGAGTTTTTATATAATAAAAATCCTGAGGTTACTGTTTTTGAAGAAAAAGTACAAGAATATTATTCTTTACGATGTGTTCCTCAAATATTAGGACCTGTATTAGATACTTTAAATAATATAGAAAGAATATTAATTGAAGAGATTAATTCTGCAAACGATAATCCTATTGTAAATGTAGAGGAACAACATGTATATCATGGCGGAAACTTCCATGGCGACTATGTTTCGCTAGAAATGGATAAATTAAAATTAGTTGTTACCAAAATGAGTATGCTTGCAGAGCGTCAACTTAACTATTTGTTAAACCCTAATCTGAATAATATTCTTCCTGCATTTGTAAATTTGGGTAAATTAGGATTAAATTTTGGTATGCAAGGTGTTCAGTTTACAGCCACATCTACTACAGCCGAAAATCAAATGTTGTCTAACCCAATGTATGTGCATAGTATCCCCAACAACAATGACAATCAAGATATTGTAAGCATGGGAACCAATGCAGCCTTAATTACAAAAAAGGTTATTGAAAATGCCTTTGAAGTTGTCGCCATTGAAATGATAACCATTGTACAGGCTATTGAATATCTTAAAAAACAAGATGAAATATCTACAAAGACTAAAAGAATGTATGATGTTGTAAGGAATTTAGTTCCTATCTTTACAGAAGACATAGTTATGTATCCTTAT